ACGCGTCAGTGCCCCTGAAGCGGGTTCTGGATGGATTTTACCGGCTTTCCTGGGCTTCAGCGGAGCCTTCCAAGGGGAAGGACTTCGCCTCAGGAAGAGGTTCCGAGGAGGCGAGGGGCCGGGCGCTCCTCTACATCTTCGAGGAGCCCGCCGTGTCCCATCGTGGCGATCTCCTCACGGGTGAGCCGCAGGCCGGCCATCAGGCGCGGGATCACCCAGTCCACTACATTCCGGTGCCGGCTTCGGGCGCAGCCCGGCGCTCCCAGGATCGGGACCTCCCCCCGATAGGCGATGAGGAGGAGGTTCCCCGGATCGACGGGGGCCCCGAAAGCCTCCACAGTCCCGCCGATCCGCCGGATCGCCCGAGGGGCGATGTCTTCCTCGTCCATGATCGCCGTCTCCCCGGCCAGGATCAGGAAATCCGCCCCTTGTTGGAGAGCGGCCTCCATCGCCCGGGCCAGCTCGGCTTCCTCGTGTCGCACGGTCTGGGTCCCGAGCCATATCCCGCCGCATGCGTCCACCCGTTCCCGGAGGGGCGCTTCAAAATCGGCGATCAGCCGGGGCCAGACGGCGGGGTGGCCGGAGAGGATCAGGGCGACGCGGCGGGGCTGGAAGGGGTAGACGCCCAGGAGCGGGCGGTTGTCCTGAAGCAGCGCCTCCGCCTGGATCACGATCGCCTCCGGCAGGGCGAAGGGGATGATCTTGAGGCTGGCGACGATCTGGCGGGCCCGCACCACGCTCCCTCGCGTCAGGGTCGCCAGCGTGACCCCGGGGAGACGGTTCAGCTGGGCCAGCCGGTCGGGCTCGACGAGGAACACTCCGGCTCCATCTGCAAGGAAGTTCACCCGTCCCCCTGCAGCCGGCATCGGGCGTAGGCCGGGCCCCTCGCAGGCCCGGGCGATGCGGCGGGCTGCCTCCTCCTCCCCGATGTCGCCGGGCTCCAGCTCGGCGACCACGACCTCCCGATATCCCTCTGTCCGGAGACGGGCGACGTCCTCCGGCGTCAGGCGCCGACCTTTGCGGAAGATGCGGTTCCCCTGCGCATCCGCGATGTTGTGGGCCAGGATGCGTCCGACGGCCTGCTCCACTGGGACCGGGCCGAACTTCATGCGGGGGCCTCCTGGGCTTCCTCCTGGGCTTCCGGGGCGCGGACACGGGGGATCTGCCGGTTCCGCTCGGCGATGATCTCCGCCATGATGCTCAGGGCGATCTCCTCCGGGGTTCGCGCGCCGATGTCCAGCCCGATGGGGGCGTGGAGCCGGGCCAGCGTGGCCTCGTCCAGCCCTTTGCGGCGGAGGCGCTCCAGCCGGCGGGCGCTGGTCTTCCGGCTGCCCAGGGCCCCCACATAGAAGGCGGGGCTCCGCAGGGCGGCCATCACCGCCGGATCATCCAGTTTGGGGTCGTGGGTGAGGACCGCCACGGCGGTGTGCGGGGTGATCAGGTCGGGGAGCGCCTCGTCCGGCCAGGCGTGGATCATCCGATCCACATGGGGGAAGCGCTCCGGGGTGGCGAAGGTTCGACGGGGATCGATCAGGTAGACCCGCCAGCCCAGGATCTTGGCGATGGCGGTCAGGGCGATGCCGATGTGGGTGCCCCCCACGATGAGGAGGAGCGGTGGTGGCACGTGGGACTCGATGTAGATCTCCACTTCGCCCTCCGGCGTGGGGAGATGCACGGTTCCGGAGTGGCCGAGGGCCAGATAGCGCCGTGCGATCTCCTGAACCCGGGCGTCCAGCTCCGGATGCCCGGCCGTCAGGCCGTCCCCGGTGGCCTCTATGATCCATTTGGCGCCCAGCCAGGCCTCCGGACCCCGGATCACTGTGGCCACCGCGATGGGCTCCTCCCGGCGGATCGCCTCCCGCACCCGTTCGAACCAGTTCATGGCCTCGCTCCCTTTGCGTTCACGGGAGGGGCTCGATGAAGACCTCGATGGTGCCCCCACAGGCCAGGCCCACGTCCCAGGCCATTTCGTCGCTGATCCCGAAGCGGACTAGGCGAGGGCGGCCGGTGCGGAGCACCTCCTGGGCGATCTCGAAGACGGCGCCTTCCACACAGCCGCCGCTCACGGAACCGGCCATCTCCCCGCCGGAGGAGACGGCCATCTTGGCCCCCACGTCCCGCGGGGCGGAGCCGATGACCTTCACCACCGTCGCCAGGGCGACCCGTTCCCCCCGCCCTTTCCACCGCTCGATCGCTTCCATCACCTCTCGCATGGGTGCCTCCAGCAGGAGGTTGCTCAAAGCGCGCCCTCGAACAGGTCCTGGACGGGATACCGGAAGCCGGGGAGGACGTCGCCGCCGTCCAGCTCGGCGGATTCGTCGAGGAGGCGGAGGGTGCCGTCGGGCTGGAAGGCGGTGACGGTGCGGCGGACAGGATCGACGACCCAGACCAGGCGGGTGCCGGCCTCCAGCCACTGGCTGACCTTGTGGAGGAGGTCGGGGTAGCGGTCGAAGGGGGAGAGGATCTCCACCGCCAGGTCGGGGGCGCCTTCGAAGAAGCCGGAGGGGAGGCCTTCCGGAGGCAGGCGGTCGGCGCGGATGAAGGCGATGTCCGCTGCCCGCACCGTGTCGGGATCCCGCCGCAGCACAAACCCTACCTTGCCGGTGACCAGAATCCCTATAGGGTGCTCTCGTAAATATGTCCACAGCAGCGCGACGATTCGGGCCTCCATGTATCCGTGGCTGAGCCCGGTGGGGCTCATGGGGACGAGCCTCCCCTCGATGAGTTCGTAGCGCGCTTCCTCTCCCAGGGCCAGGAGGTCCTCCGCGGTCCACAGGCGCTCGGCTTCGCGTGGGATGGCCATCGTCACCTCCCCGGTTCCTATTGCCGGTCACTCCGGTTCTCCGGAGGGGACAGGCCGGGCGAGCCCGGAGCGGCGGGCGGAGCGACGGGAGGGGAGCCGTTCCAGATGAGCGGCCAGCTGCTCCAGGCTGGCCAGGTTGTGCACCGGCAGGAAATCGTCGATGTAGGGCAGGGCGGCCTGCATCCCCCGGGTCAGGGGCTGATACCCCGGGATCCCGAGCAGGGGGTTCAGCCAGATCAAACGATAGCACGATTTCTGAAGCCTTTCCATCTCCCGCCCCAGGAGCTCCACGTCCCCACGGTCCCATCCGTCGCTGATGATCATCACCACCGCTCCGCGGCCCAGCACCCGCCGGCCCCAGTCGCGGTTGAAAACGTGCAGGCACTCGCCGATGCGGGTCCCGCCGGACCAATCCACCACCGTGCGGCTGACCTCGCGGAGGGCTTCGTCCAGATCCCGGTGGTGCAGGCAGCGGGTGATGCGGGTGAGGCGGGTGCCGAAGACGAAGGTCTCCACGTGGCGCCGGGTGTGGCTGAGGGCGTGCAGGAAGTGGAGGAGCATGCGGGCGTAGCGCTCCATGGAGCCGCTGATGTCGCACAACACCACCAGCGGCCGGGGCTTGCGCTTGTGGGTGCGCCAGAGCAGGCGCACCCACTCCCCATAATGCCGCATGCTCCGGCGCAACGTTCGCCGCAGATCCAGGTGCTCTCCGCGGGGCCCCGGGCGCAGCCGGCGTGTCTCCCGTTCGGAGATCTGCCAGCGCAGGCGGGCCATGAGGCGGCGGACCCGCTGGATCTCCTCCTCGGAGAAGCGTTCGAACGGTTTGCGGCGCAGGATCTCGATGGGGCTGTAGGTCATCGCCCGATCCGCGAGGATCACCGGCGGGGCCTCGGGGTTCTCCGATCGCGGCTCCGGGGCCGGGGGATGACCCACCTCCGCGGGGCGGGGCCGGTTCTCCTGCCGACGGATCGGTCCGGGGGCCGTGGAGAGGAGGCCGGGCGGCAGCTGCCCCCCCATCAGGGGGTTGCGCCAGAACCATTCGAACACCCGGTCGAAGGTCTCCAGGTCCTCCCGGCGGCAGACCAGGGTGCAGCGGGCGGCATGGTAGAAAAGCTCCCGGTCCTCCAGGGGGATCCACTCCAGGGCGCGGATGAAGGCTACAATCTGACCGGGGGTGATGGGCACCCCCGCCGCCCGCAGCGTGCGCCCGAACCGGATGATATGATGCAGCAGGTAGCCCGCCATCCCTCCGCCTCCGCTGGCGGGTCCCATTCCCATCACGCGCTTCCAGGGGCCATCTCGGCCCGCAGGAGGGCTTTCGCCAGCAGGTCTTGGGCGATCTCCCCGCGCACCTTGAGCACGTCGTCCTGATACTTCAGCAACACCCCGAGGGTCTCATCGACCACCGTCGGGTCCAGCTCCGTCCGATCCAGGGCCAGCAGGGCGGCGGTCCAATCCAGGGTCTCCGCCACCCCGGGCAGCTTGTAAAGATCCAGCCGTCGGAGCTCCTGGACGAAGGCCACGATCTGCCGGGTCAAGCGCTCCGGGGCCTCCGGGATGCGAGCCCGCACGATCTGGATCTCCTTCTCGAAGGAGGGGTAGTCGATCCAGAAATAGAGGCAGCGGCGCTTGAGGGCGTCGTGGATCTCGCGGGTGCGGTTGGAGGTGATCACCACCACCGGCGGCTGCTCCGCCCGCACCGTCCCGATCTCCGGGATAGTGATCTGCCAGTCGGAGAGCAGCTCGAGGAGGAACGCTTCGAATTCCTCGTCGGCCCGGTCCAGCTCGTCGATGAGCAGCACGGGCGGGCGGCCGTTCTTCGCCTCCAGAGCCTGGAGGAGGGGGCGTTTGATGAGGAAGTCCGGGCTGAAGATCTGCTGGCGGATGCGCGCCTCATCCCGCTCCCCGGAGGCCTCCAGCATGCGGATCTGGAGGATCTGGCGGGCGTAGTCCCATTCGTAGACCGCGCTGTGGACGTCGAGCCCCTCGTAGCACTGGAGGCGGATGAGCTCGGTTTCGAGGAGATCGGCCAGGACCTTGGCCACTTCCGTCTTGCCGACGCCGGGCTCGCCTTCCAGGAAGAGAGGGCGGTTGAGCCGCAGGGCCAGGAAGATGGCCGTAGCCAGCCCGCGCTCGGCGATGTAGCGATGGGCCTCCAGGGCCCGGATCACCTCATCGATGGAACGGAGGAACACCGGTCTCTGCCTCCGGAACGAGTTATCCGGGAACACGGATCACGGATTATTCTAACACGCTTGCTTAGAATTCTGGGTGGGAAAAAGCACGGGGCGGGCCTCCAGAGAGCCCGCCCCGAAGCGCTCCTTCTCCTTCGGCGGTCATCCAGCT
The window above is part of the Thermoflexus hugenholtzii JAD2 genome. Proteins encoded here:
- a CDS encoding molybdopterin-binding protein, producing the protein MKFGPVPVEQAVGRILAHNIADAQGNRIFRKGRRLTPEDVARLRTEGYREVVVAELEPGDIGEEEAARRIARACEGPGLRPMPAAGGRVNFLADGAGVFLVEPDRLAQLNRLPGVTLATLTRGSVVRARQIVASLKIIPFALPEAIVIQAEALLQDNRPLLGVYPFQPRRVALILSGHPAVWPRLIADFEAPLRERVDACGGIWLGTQTVRHEEAELARAMEAALQQGADFLILAGETAIMDEEDIAPRAIRRIGGTVEAFGAPVDPGNLLLIAYRGEVPILGAPGCARSRHRNVVDWVIPRLMAGLRLTREEIATMGHGGLLEDVEERPAPRLLGTSS
- a CDS encoding XdhC family protein, which codes for MNWFERVREAIRREEPIAVATVIRGPEAWLGAKWIIEATGDGLTAGHPELDARVQEIARRYLALGHSGTVHLPTPEGEVEIYIESHVPPPLLLIVGGTHIGIALTAIAKILGWRVYLIDPRRTFATPERFPHVDRMIHAWPDEALPDLITPHTAVAVLTHDPKLDDPAVMAALRSPAFYVGALGSRKTSARRLERLRRKGLDEATLARLHAPIGLDIGARTPEEIALSIMAEIIAERNRQIPRVRAPEAQEEAQEAPA
- a CDS encoding XdhC family protein, coding for MREVMEAIERWKGRGERVALATVVKVIGSAPRDVGAKMAVSSGGEMAGSVSGGCVEGAVFEIAQEVLRTGRPRLVRFGISDEMAWDVGLACGGTIEVFIEPLP
- a CDS encoding Uma2 family endonuclease encodes the protein MAIPREAERLWTAEDLLALGEEARYELIEGRLVPMSPTGLSHGYMEARIVALLWTYLREHPIGILVTGKVGFVLRRDPDTVRAADIAFIRADRLPPEGLPSGFFEGAPDLAVEILSPFDRYPDLLHKVSQWLEAGTRLVWVVDPVRRTVTAFQPDGTLRLLDESAELDGGDVLPGFRYPVQDLFEGAL
- a CDS encoding vWA domain-containing protein is translated as MAGYLLHHIIRFGRTLRAAGVPITPGQIVAFIRALEWIPLEDRELFYHAARCTLVCRREDLETFDRVFEWFWRNPLMGGQLPPGLLSTAPGPIRRQENRPRPAEVGHPPAPEPRSENPEAPPVILADRAMTYSPIEILRRKPFERFSEEEIQRVRRLMARLRWQISERETRRLRPGPRGEHLDLRRTLRRSMRHYGEWVRLLWRTHKRKPRPLVVLCDISGSMERYARMLLHFLHALSHTRRHVETFVFGTRLTRITRCLHHRDLDEALREVSRTVVDWSGGTRIGECLHVFNRDWGRRVLGRGAVVMIISDGWDRGDVELLGREMERLQKSCYRLIWLNPLLGIPGYQPLTRGMQAALPYIDDFLPVHNLASLEQLAAHLERLPSRRSARRSGLARPVPSGEPE
- a CDS encoding AAA family ATPase, whose amino-acid sequence is MFLRSIDEVIRALEAHRYIAERGLATAIFLALRLNRPLFLEGEPGVGKTEVAKVLADLLETELIRLQCYEGLDVHSAVYEWDYARQILQIRMLEASGERDEARIRQQIFSPDFLIKRPLLQALEAKNGRPPVLLIDELDRADEEFEAFLLELLSDWQITIPEIGTVRAEQPPVVVITSNRTREIHDALKRRCLYFWIDYPSFEKEIQIVRARIPEAPERLTRQIVAFVQELRRLDLYKLPGVAETLDWTAALLALDRTELDPTVVDETLGVLLKYQDDVLKVRGEIAQDLLAKALLRAEMAPGSA